In Candidatus Melainabacteria bacterium, the sequence CGAGCAACGGTGACTGGTTCAAAACCAAACCGTCAATTTCTCTGGTCAACCATGAGTTCTTTTTAAGGGCGCGTTCTAGAGTTTTGCTCAATGTAGTGAAAGTCCTCCACAGATATTTATAGCCTGTCCTGTAATTCCGCGCGCGGCATCCGAGCAAAGATAGGAGACAAGATTCGCCACTTCGATCGGCTCAATGAACCGCTCCTGGGGTACGGAAAGGCGCGCAATCTCAAGCGATTGCTCACGATTGATGTTGTTTAGACGACACCACTCTTCGTCGTTCAGTTGCTCCCTCGCCATGTCCGTATCGACCCAGCCCGGACAAACCGCGTTGACGGTGATGCCGTGCCGAGCTACTTCCAGTGCCAACGACTGTGTCATTCCAATCAGTCCGAATTTAGAAGCAGAGTAGGCCGCGCCATATGGTTCGCCCGATTTCCCCGATATAGAAGAAATGTTGACAATGCGCCCCCATTTTTTTTCTATCATCAATGGCAAAGCTGCCTTGGCAGCCCGCATCGAAGCAGTCAAATTGACCTCGAAAACATTTCGCCAGCTTTCCAGATCTTGCGAAACAAGGGCAGAAGAGGAAAATACTCCAGCATTATTGACGATGATATCGAGCCGTCCATAAGCATCTTGTATGCGTTGAATAGTCTCTTCGAGCGCATCAGGTTGTCCCACATCACACACATACATGGGACAAGTCTTCTCAACTAGCGCTTCTACCTCGGATTGGACCTCCGACAACGCCGTCTGATTCCGGCTAACAATAGCGACGGTTGCGCCTTGAGCAGCTAAATCGAGCGCGATGGCTTTGCCAATGCCACGACTGGCCCCGGTTACAAGGGCGACACGTTCCTTCAAGTGAGTTGTGGTTAACAGCGAAAACCTTCCCGAATCTTTCAACGCCGGGGATTTAGCCATGAATCGATATGCGATGGTAGTCGATTCAGCCAGGCAGCCCCACCCATAAAGCTTACAGCAAGTCATTCTTCATAGTTCCTAAGAGGTCTTAGGAGACTCTCAGAAACATACTTGGGAACATTGGTAGACTTTGTATGTCTTTAGGTTCAGATGGCATTTGATCCCTGCAGGGCACTGAATTCCAAAGTTTGTTTCATTGGCTTGACTGTTAACTATGGGTTAATTGATGCCGTGAACAGTAAAACAACATCTCTCTGGCAAGGTAAGGAATAATGAGCACGTTTAAAAATCACGCCAAGAACACGCTTATTGCCGGGGCTCTTCTCCTGAGCCAAACAATGTATTTGACACCACTGCCGGTGCTCGCGGATAGCTCCGTTCGTTTGGCAGGACAGACAATGTTCACGATCCCAGCGACGGGAGGCACTTCAGCCGACCATCGAGCTGAGACAGTCCAAAACAATCTCGACAACGCTCTGGTCGCAACGAAAGACAGAAGCCCATCATCAATTAATATCACGTATGTCAAAGGTTTACCGGTCATTACGCTTGGTGGTTACCAGGTTGTCACCGTAGACAGTGCCACTGCAAAAGCGGCGAACAGCACTCCAGCTGTTCTCGCAGGCAAATGGGCAGGCGCATTGAGAGAGTCGCTGGCTGACCAAGCCAGCGTGAGCAGCTATGTTTCACAACTGACCGGCAGCTTTGCCAGCAGTGCTCCGCCAGTGGCAGCGGCTCCCCCGCAAGCACCTATGCCACAGTCTCAAGACGAATACAACAGCGTCGGCGCTCGACCAGCTAATTATCAAGGTTCAGTCGGCTATCAAAATTTCAACGGACCAGGAAGTGCTCAATATGGCGGTGGTGGCGGATATCCTCCACAGGGTCAGTACAATGGTGGCATCGGCGGTGGTGGTTACCCGCCACAGGGTCAATACAATGGTGGCATAGGCGGTGGTGGTTATCAGCAACGCGGGCGCGTCGCTTACGCCCCAGCCGGTCTGACAATGCCCATCAGCCTGCAAACATCGATTTCGACACAAGTAGCCAAACCGGGTGATTTGATCCAGGCTCAAATTTCTCAGACGATGTACCTGGGCGACGCAACGATTCCACAAGGTTCGATTCTCACCGGCACCATAACCGATGCAGAAGCAGGACGCAGATTGAGCAGATCAGGTGAATTGTCGATCAAATTCAACCGCCTGCGCACACCAGACGGCATCGAAACTCCGATTACAGCTCACCTCGTTGGCGGAATCGGCAAATATACGGATAAAGGCAGCGATCAATCAGACACCGTGCGCGGTGAAGGTTGGAAAGCCAAAGTCGGTCAAACGGCTATCCGCGGCGGCGTAGGAGCTGGCGCAGGTGCTGCACTAGGTACAGCCATCGGCGCAATCGCCGGTCGCTCCGGCACTGGTGCCGGACGAGGCGCCTGGAGCGGCGCGGCTATCGGTGGCGGTGTTGGCGCAGCCAGCATGCTTATGCGAAAAGGAAGAGACGTGATTATCCCTTCCGGCACTCAGATGCAATTGCAACTTGATGCACCTGCGACCATCGCAGGCGGCGGAATGGGCGGACCCGGCGGTCAGCTCGCCACGCCATACGGCGGCGGAATGCAGTAAAACGCCACAAGTCTCAACCTGTGGACCGCAGCGCTATCGTGAAAGCATTTCCCGAGCTTCTCAGCCCACGGAGATGCTGACAGCGTGCGGTTCTCAGCTTGAGTGCTCATGTCCCGGGCCTTACTCGAAGGTAATTAATTCCGTGCGTGATGATGCCCACCAGTTGGCAGTCGTAACGTCGTGAATTAATTACATCGAAGTAAGGCCCCTGGCTAAGGTACCGAGTCAGCCTACCAATTGGCGCGCCAGTCGCACTTTCTATGAGACGTTTTTCGGATATCGAGCGGGCGTCCTTGATAATATATGCTCAGTGTCCCGTCTTGAGCTCATCATGCAACGAATACTAATTCTGTCTTCGCTCCTGGTTGTTTTGTTTATCGGCACTGCCGCTGTCGCCAAGAAACCACCGCAATCGCCGGCGCCGTATGTGCAAGCAGCAAACAGCTTCATGCAATCCAACCGCTACAAGGATGCCATCGACAACTATTCGAAGGCAATTAAGTTGGATAAGAACAATCCGGCTCTATATCAACAAAGAGCGAATGCAAACATTCAAATGGCAAAGCCAAAGAAAGCGATCAGCGATTTGAATAAAGCTTTATCGCTTGACCCCAACGACCCGAACACATACAACCTGCGCGCTCGCGCTTACGATGCGCTAGGGGACTTCAACAAAGAAATCGCAGATTTGAACGATCTGATCAGACGTACACCTGATAATGGTGTCAACTTGTTGTGGCG encodes:
- a CDS encoding SDR family oxidoreductase gives rise to the protein MTCCKLYGWGCLAESTTIAYRFMAKSPALKDSGRFSLLTTTHLKERVALVTGASRGIGKAIALDLAAQGATVAIVSRNQTALSEVQSEVEALVEKTCPMYVCDVGQPDALEETIQRIQDAYGRLDIIVNNAGVFSSSALVSQDLESWRNVFEVNLTASMRAAKAALPLMIEKKWGRIVNISSISGKSGEPYGAAYSASKFGLIGMTQSLALEVARHGITVNAVCPGWVDTDMAREQLNDEEWCRLNNINREQSLEIARLSVPQERFIEPIEVANLVSYLCSDAARGITGQAINICGGLSLH
- a CDS encoding tetratricopeptide repeat protein; protein product: MQRILILSSLLVVLFIGTAAVAKKPPQSPAPYVQAANSFMQSNRYKDAIDNYSKAIKLDKNNPALYQQRANANIQMAKPKKAISDLNKALSLDPNDPNTYNLRARAYDALGDFNKEIADLNDLIRRTPDNGVNLLWRAKINNQLKNHKDVIADCDKAINLGLGRQDLADLYKLKAESYKKMGKKTEAKQELAKYDSLQQ